In the Mesotoga infera genome, GGCGCAACTGCAATAGCGTTGTTTCCATTGTTCTCGTCTACTATTATCAGGGCGACACCGGTTCCGGCAGTATCGGACTCGAGAAGATACTCCTTTGTAATTCCAAATCTATCGAATGCATCCTTCACAAATGGAGCAAACAAGTCTTTACCGATCTTTGTCATGAACTTGACATCAGATCCAGCCTTTCTGGCAGCCACAGCCTGGTTGAATCCCTTACCTCCGGGGCCCATCTTGAAGGGTCCGGAAAAGACCGTCTCTCCTACAACGGGAATGTGGGGAGAAAGGGTAGTGAGATCCATGACATAGCTGCCGAATACCGTCACTTTATTCATCTGATACCTCCAAGCAATGTAATGATTCTATCTAGGTCTCTTCTCTTCAGCGATCTCCAGCAATTCGCCGCCCGGACCCTTGAATGTATTGTAGAAGACCTTTCCGTCAAAAACCGGAATAGGATCGGGCGATTCGAGTTCAATGCCGTTGCTCTTCAGGTAATCCATTGCCTTTTCAATGTCATCCACAACAAAAGAGAGGTGCTGAAAGTGAGACTGTGATTCGGGAGCGAATTCCCTCTCTTTGCTATCTTCATAACACATAAGCTCGATTTCACAGCCTTCACCGGCAACGAATGCCACTTGGAGTTTCTTTTCAGGCAGCTTCTCTCTGTTGACAAGTCTCAGTCCGAGAAGACCGATATAGAACTCTAACGCTTCATCGAGATTGGGAACTTCTACTGCCACATGAAAGAACTTATTTATCTTCATTATCTATCACGCCCTTTTAAAGAGTTTCTTCATACCTTCGCCCTTTTTTCTACTCTTCACAAACTGGTCGAAGAAGACTGCTAGTATGATAATCGCTCCGATGACAATCTGCATTATAAACGGATCTACTCCCAGCAGATTACCGCCATTTCTGATCGTCTGGATTATCAGGGCACCCATGGCCGTACCAAGAACAGTACCGACTCCTCCGCTCAGACTTGCTCCGCCGATGACGACCGAGGCTATAGCATCCAGCTCGTAGCCGTTTCCTCCAGTCGGTACTCCTGCAGCCATTCTCGTTCCGAGCATCAAACCGGCTATCGCACTGAAAACCGCAGCAACAATATAGAAGGAATACATATTGCGTCGAATATTAATACCGGATAGTCTGGCTGCCTCCTCGTTGCTACCTATGGCATACAGGTTACGACCAAACTTTGTGTACTTCAATACGAAAATCATTATCGCGGCAAGGACTATCCACGTCCATGCAAGAGCCGGTATCCCGAGGAATTCGGCGACTGCGAACTGCCGGTATTCAGTGGGAACACCGGTGACCATTCTCCCACTTGAAATGTACATTACAACGCCTCTTACGAGAGTCATCATACCAAGCGTTGCTATAAAGGCCGGTACCTTCCCATCATGAACTGCCACGGCATTTATGAGCCCTACAAGGGCGCTTATCCCAAGTGCAATTAGGATTCCCACGTAAGTCGGAAACTGAAACTCTCCTCTTGTGGAAGTGAAAATCGCATAGACCATTCCACTCAGACCGACTATCGAGCCTACCGATAGATCTATTCCACCTGTAATGATAATCAAAGTCATTCCTATCGCAACAACACCATTTATCGAGGACTGCCTGATTAGATTGGTTATGTTAGCCCATGAGGAGAAGTTCCCTCCCGTTGCGATGGCCAGAAAGACCCACATCACAACTAAAATTATCAAAAGGTTTCTTTCCGTAAAAGCCTTTCTATCTCTCTTCCCAGCCATTTCAGACTGCCTCCTTTATCTTTTCTTTCGAAACTAGATTCTTCATTGCAAGTGTCAAGAGATGTTCCTCGGAGAAGTCCTTCTTTTGAACCTCGGCTGCCATCTTTCCGTTCGAAATCACGTAGATTCTGTCAGACATCCCCATTAG is a window encoding:
- a CDS encoding ABC transporter permease, with the translated sequence MAGKRDRKAFTERNLLIILVVMWVFLAIATGGNFSSWANITNLIRQSSINGVVAIGMTLIIITGGIDLSVGSIVGLSGMVYAIFTSTRGEFQFPTYVGILIALGISALVGLINAVAVHDGKVPAFIATLGMMTLVRGVVMYISSGRMVTGVPTEYRQFAVAEFLGIPALAWTWIVLAAIMIFVLKYTKFGRNLYAIGSNEEAARLSGINIRRNMYSFYIVAAVFSAIAGLMLGTRMAAGVPTGGNGYELDAIASVVIGGASLSGGVGTVLGTAMGALIIQTIRNGGNLLGVDPFIMQIVIGAIIILAVFFDQFVKSRKKGEGMKKLFKRA
- a CDS encoding ribokinase → MNKVTVFGSYVMDLTTLSPHIPVVGETVFSGPFKMGPGGKGFNQAVAARKAGSDVKFMTKIGKDLFAPFVKDAFDRFGITKEYLLESDTAGTGVALIIVDENNGNNAIAVAP
- a CDS encoding lactoylglutathione lyase; the protein is MKINKFFHVAVEVPNLDEALEFYIGLLGLRLVNREKLPEKKLQVAFVAGEGCEIELMCYEDSKEREFAPESQSHFQHLSFVVDDIEKAMDYLKSNGIELESPDPIPVFDGKVFYNTFKGPGGELLEIAEEKRPR